One Nematostella vectensis chromosome 10, jaNemVect1.1, whole genome shotgun sequence genomic window carries:
- the LOC116614318 gene encoding uncharacterized protein LOC116614318 isoform X1, with the protein MDQFEKSEINMIKSVAVYYSGEVMGKAKYRSVYRSTCYQRIAQKRFVRATVANHKLPRLVPYHKLMSFVKKIDTGKLYSVKETLCGGLPQQQKLNGFYRDLEELVVKMASFYLNSDDYKLHFFNNQNDTFHVSIGGDGAPFGKEDTATAWLVGFLNLGHGVLSCKENYLLFGANCSENCEPCRRFIAKTVNDICHIESSVYPIICKGITVNIKFVFSELPNDIQMLAFLAGELFNSASYFSTFVDVSNNTLVRVGGGRTFGTESSATWKAWPYDHCLRTACKVEQFEKTVEKETKCNDKTLLSPPSSKLQ; encoded by the coding sequence ATGGATCAGTTTGAAAAGTCAGAGATTAACATGATAAAAAGTGTAGCAGTGTACTATAGCGGGGAGGTTATGGGTAAAGCTAAGTACCGCTCTGTGTATAGATCGACATGCTATCAGCGCATTGCTCAAAAGAGATTTGTGCGTGCAACAGTTGCTAATCACAAGTTACCTAGGTTGGTGCCTTACCACAAGCTGATGTCATTTGTCAAGAAAATTGACACAGGTAAGTTATACAGCGTGAAGGAAACCCTGTGTGGTGGTCTGCCCCAACAACAAAAGTTGAATGGTTTCTATCGAGACTTAGAAGAGCTGGTAGTAAAAATGGCATCTTTTTATCTAAATAGTGATGACTATaagcttcatttttttaataatcagAATGACACTTTTCATGTATCCATAGGTGGAGACGGTGCACCATTTGGCAAAGAGGACACTGCCACAGCATGGCTAGTTGGCTTTTTAAACCTGGGCCATGGGGTTCTCAGCTGCAAAGAGAACTATCTTCTCTTTGGGGCAAACTGTTCTGAGAACTGTGAACCTTGCAGGCGGTTTATTGCCAAGACAGTTAATGACATCTGTCATATCGAGAGCTCTGTTTATCCAATTATTTGCAAAGGAATAACTGTTAATATCAAGTTTGTTTTCTCTGAGCTCCCCAATGACATACAAATGCTAGCTTTCTTGGCTGGAGAGCTCTTTAACAGTGCCTCTTACTTTTCTACTTTCGTAGATGTCTCAAACAACACCTTGGTTAGAGTGGGGGGGGGAAGGACATTTGGCACTGAGTCCTCTGCTACATGGAAAGCTTGGCCTTATGACCATTGCCTCAGGACGGCCTGTAAAGTGGAACAGTTTGAAAAGACAGTTGAAAAGGAAACAAAGTGTAATGATAAAACTCTCCTGTCTCCTCCTTCTTCGAAGCTACAGTAA
- the LOC116614318 gene encoding uncharacterized protein LOC116614318 isoform X2, producing the protein MLFPLCFCCSGKLREDAKSCEKGGKTRKEKEQCSDASSLRRVGRETSRVADIPEDSWLCLHHRRQDKRCSCPSFWGHGGGLAKSKIPTRLYVVFEDVGRRLSGYKPGTNWCNLCRRKADENFRDHELYHSSDARRKRAACDDRNVKMSTSPKSPISKMRHLTNKYDVDSAPLYDPATMRDFAKKYVPGLYSTILNSIARCTDSALQEKRTVTLLHTLAYFGSQKTSKLQKDLGLRKLVNYRRILVCTSTCMDCHDLPSTVAF; encoded by the exons ATGTTGTTCCCACTGTGTTTTTGTTGCTCGGGAAAACTGAGAGAAGATGCCAAATCTTGCGAAAAAGGAGGAAAAACGAGAAAAGAAAAGGAGCAATGCTCGGATGCATCGTCACTTCGACGTGTAGGCCGTGAAACATCGAGAGTAGCAGATATACCTGAAGATTCGTGGCTTTGTTTACACCACAGACGCCAAGACAAACGTTGCTCTTGTCCCTCGTTCTGGGGACACGGTGGTGGTCTTGCTAAAAGTAAAATCCCTACAAGGCTTTATGTGGTTTTTGAAGATGTAGGACGCAGGCTCTCCGGTTATAAGCCGGGAACCAACTGGTGCAATCTTTGCAGGAGGAAGGCAGACGAAAATTTTCGTGACCACGAATTGTATCACTCGAGTGACGCACGACGGAAG AGAGCAGCATGTGATGacagaaatgtcaaaatgtcaaCCAGTCCAAAGAGTCCAATCAGCAAG aTGAGACATTTGACGAACAAGTATGATGTTGACTCAGCACCACTCTATGACCCAGCAACCATGAGGGACTTTGCCAAAAAGTATGTCCCAGGGCTATATTCAACAATTCTAAACAGCATAGCCAGATGCACGGATTCAGCCCTCCAAGAGAAGCGCACTGTTACTCTGTTACACACGTTGGCTTACTTTGG GTCTCAGAAAACTAGTAAATTACAGAAGGATCTTG GTCTCAGAAAACTAGTAAATTACAGAAGGATCTTGGTTTGTACCTCCACCtgcatggactgccatgatcTGCCCTCAACAGTGGCCTTCTGA
- the LOC116614318 gene encoding uncharacterized protein LOC116614318 isoform X3: MLFPLCFCCSGKLREDAKSCEKGGKTRKEKEQCSDASSLRRVGRETSRVADIPEDSWLCLHHRRQDKRCSCPSFWGHGGGLAKSKIPTRLYVVFEDVGRRLSGYKPGTNWCNLCRRKADENFRDHELYHSSDARRKRAACDDRNVKMSTSPKSPISKMRHLTNKYDVDSAPLYDPATMRDFAKKYVPGLYSTILNSIARCTDSALQEKRTVTLLHTLAYFGSQKTSKLQKDLGLYLHLHGLP; the protein is encoded by the exons ATGTTGTTCCCACTGTGTTTTTGTTGCTCGGGAAAACTGAGAGAAGATGCCAAATCTTGCGAAAAAGGAGGAAAAACGAGAAAAGAAAAGGAGCAATGCTCGGATGCATCGTCACTTCGACGTGTAGGCCGTGAAACATCGAGAGTAGCAGATATACCTGAAGATTCGTGGCTTTGTTTACACCACAGACGCCAAGACAAACGTTGCTCTTGTCCCTCGTTCTGGGGACACGGTGGTGGTCTTGCTAAAAGTAAAATCCCTACAAGGCTTTATGTGGTTTTTGAAGATGTAGGACGCAGGCTCTCCGGTTATAAGCCGGGAACCAACTGGTGCAATCTTTGCAGGAGGAAGGCAGACGAAAATTTTCGTGACCACGAATTGTATCACTCGAGTGACGCACGACGGAAG AGAGCAGCATGTGATGacagaaatgtcaaaatgtcaaCCAGTCCAAAGAGTCCAATCAGCAAG aTGAGACATTTGACGAACAAGTATGATGTTGACTCAGCACCACTCTATGACCCAGCAACCATGAGGGACTTTGCCAAAAAGTATGTCCCAGGGCTATATTCAACAATTCTAAACAGCATAGCCAGATGCACGGATTCAGCCCTCCAAGAGAAGCGCACTGTTACTCTGTTACACACGTTGGCTTACTTTGG GTCTCAGAAAACTAGTAAATTACAGAAGGATCTTGGTTTGTACCTCCACCtgcatggactgccatga
- the LOC5506768 gene encoding uncharacterized protein LOC5506768: MRTSSLKIAVIFSGGGALFMLIILFQRIENTKLGLFSAIAAEEPKYTPEVAKAVPKITKLHEITVFLRLTSNKEHKRRLYCYFLRTYVLFWPENLPSKTVLVLDQESLQDHEFGVKLINKTKSNFPNLKFDVQYEPLPMKSVLEFPGSPKPPGYNRQLWSSFFIDKYTDDDVIAWMDTDAAFTFPVTTSSIFNGGKLRAIGSECSVSISWVQTWATTTELALGVPMIADFMIYFPVYILRDTFTNCRNHILKRFKTNDFAEAFKGFYKGYISPVCIILSYAWHFERDRYDWSFKLCSSLTDYNKKFSKEAQIPPENANAFLPQPQTAFHYCDVDFLMSNIRMSYCLVKGSGGNPIDKCPGRDIALNRSLVLFNHDLQRVNNPEDTPCLGEHRESCLRTLEECFRNIKGEIAQGLRKVDWRDLETVDKLAKEDGIQCTTIP; the protein is encoded by the coding sequence ATGCGGACAAGTTCCCTCAAAATCGCTGTAATCTTCAGTGGAGGGGGTGCATTGTTTATGCTGATAATACTTTTTCAGAGGATCGAAAACACCAAGCTCGGTTTATTCTCTGCAATCGCGGCCGAGGAGCCGAAGTATACGCCTGAAGTGGCCAAAGCAGTTCCCAAAATCACCAAATTGCACGAGATTACGGTTTTTCTACGGTTGACGAGTAACAAAGAACACAAACGTCGCTTATATTGCTATTTCTTGAGGACTTATGTGTTATTTTGGCCTGAAAATCTACCTAGCAAAACTGTGCTTGTTCTCGACCAGGAATCTCTACAAGACCACGAGTTTGGGGTGAAACTGATAAACAAGACAAAAAGCAATTTTCCCAACCTCAAATTCGACGTTCAGTACGAACCACTGCCAATGAAGTCCGTTTTGGAGTTTCCGGGTTCGCCAAAGCCGCCTGGATACAACCGGCAACTGTGGAGTAGCTTTTTTATTGATAAATACACTGATGACGATGTTATAGCGTGGATGGACACCGACGCGGCTTTCACTTTTCCAGTGACTACATCTTCGATATTCAATGGGGGCAAACTACGCGCAATTGGTAGCGAGTGCAGTGTGTCAATTAGTTGGGTTCAAACATGGGCCACGACCACTGAGTTGGCGCTTGGAGTTCCAATGATAGCGGACTTCATGATATACTTTCCCGTTTATATTTTGCGAGATACTTTCACAAACTGCCGAAATCACATTCTTAAAAGATTCAAGACCAATGACTTCGCAGAAGCTTTCAAGGGTTTCTACAAGGGATACATATCACCTGTATGTATTATTCTAAGCTATGCTTGGCACTTTGAAAGAGACCGATACGACTGGAGTTTTAAATTGTGTTCTAGCCTTACAGATTACAAcaaaaaattctcaaaagAAGCTCAAATCCCGCCCGAGAACGCCAATGCATTTTTACCACAACCTCAAACAGCCTTCCACTACTGTGATGTCGATTTTCTGATGTCCAATATTCGTATGAGCTACTGCCTTGTCAAGGGGTCAGGGGGGAATCCAATCGACAAATGCCCAGGCCGGGATATCGCTCTAAATAGAAGCTTGGTTTTATTCAACCACGATCTACAAAGGGTGAACAATCCGGAAGATACTCCATGCTTGGGGGAGCATCGGGAGTCGTGTTTGAGAACCCTAGAGGAATGCTTTCGAAATATTAAAGGAGAGATAGCACAGGGATTGCGAAAGGTAGATTGGCGAGATCTAGAAACTGTGGATAAACTGGCGAAAGAGGATGGCATTCAGTGTACCACAATTCCTTAG
- the LOC116614317 gene encoding Fanconi anemia group B protein, producing the protein MSTSVNDKLRFLAFKGAFILCEHVVRETDGNCVKISYFRYNAPGKTFSKSKERFISLGLPREARVRILRFEKVLERSTGLIQPALLVEHQSNSRTFNYSCFFLVNSLSFVDAGSFSQSYCLPAEVDICNGPTIFWIHKDTAHFGSSTRLEFKTATYKLGSYTKIKILWCGVIDNSFLAMGVGRNDSLNTIEWISIDSCTGVIEGDVYVPYAYAPVVKCCTVIDGGLTSTGGCSVVIGTSMGQLIEFNQGRLVNYCQLPFQDPCQITIVEVDCYLWFLVESDRKKACVACFHQKKTFPEWEDVRFGLVDDFLGAGTEQVLLVHHSSSDSDQPFLKSFTLTDLNGLTVSSAKEVRELSIESVSNSDALQQTVQALQCQLQACNAKVTELRMELKDKQAFICQTCKRLHQMTSPNLKTSGIVKSSGMICYLEGVTGKDQHDSSKSQLERPSVGSIWQRVLDDCWIVGLEIHNISKSVMSDVALSLVGCRPGYMVSNSKSLLGKTHSLLNLVDNSPIQNKEESVIPLLKKRRVDTTAQESVLPGKLEAGPTLPGKQKDGPMFLWKQEGKESLLPWKQKCGESLLPGQQADIVTVATLPQFTLGNRYACSVVLSWRYDFSELEGERDAMCCGYVTLMAEDVLNGKYGMHEETECTAAKRNWMAVKAVSLETSLVLSSNLTSLLHITTMLRGGLGLVSGAVSDCLRDSDQCLLYADNVSGPMKGVAMVISASRREAQVKLYTRTTSQVYLVLHRLRNILADDVTINLDS; encoded by the exons ATGAGCACATCGGTGAATGACAAGCTCCGTTTTCTCGCATTTAAAGGGGCTTTCATCCTATGCGAACATGTCGTCCGTGAAACAGACGGAAACTGTGTAAAGATATCATATTTTCGCTATAATGCTCCTGGAAAAACATTCTCAAAGTCGAAAGAAAGGTTTATCTCTCTTGGACTACCGAGGGAAGCGCGCGTTAGAATTTTGAGATTTGAGAAAGTCCTGGAACGATCGACTGGGCTTATTCAGCCTGCTCTCTTAGTGGAACATCAAAGCAACTCACGGACGTTCAATTATTCTTGTTTTTTCCTGGTGAATTCACTTTCATTTGTTGATGCTGGAAGTTTCAGTCAAAGTTATTGCCTCCCTGCAGAGGTAGATATTTGTAATGGCCCAACTATTTTCTGGATTCATAAAGACACTGCTCATTTTGGTTCATCAACTCGACTTGAATTCAAGACTGCCACTTATAAGCTGGGTTCCTATACCAAGATTAAAATCCTGTGGTGCGGAGTTATTGACAATAGTTTTCTTGCTATGGGGGTAGGCAGGAATGATAGCCTGAATACAATAGAATGGATATCCATTGATTCTTGCACGGGTGTCATTGAGGGTGATGTCTATGTTCCTTATGCATATGCACCAGTAGTTAAGTGCTGTACTGTTATAGATGGAGGTTTAACTAGTACAGGTGGATGCAGTGTTGTGATTGGTACGTCGATGGGTCAGCTGATCGAATTCAACCAAGGAAGACTTGTCAACTATTGCCAGCTTCCTTTCCAGGATCCATGTCAAATTACCATAGTTGAG GTTGACTGTTATCTATGGTTTCTTGTTGAATCTGATCGCAAGAAAGCTTGTGTTGCTTGTTTTCATCAGAAAAAG ACTTTTCCAGAATGGGAGGATGTACGGTTTGGATTAGTGGATGATTTCCTTGGGGCAGGGACTGAGCAAGTGTTACTGGTCCATCATTCTTCCTCTGACTCCGATCAGCCTTTTCTTAAATCCTTTACCTTGACTGATCTAAATGGCTTAACTGTCTCTTCAGCAAAA GAAGTGAGAGAGCTTTCTATTGAAAGTGTCTCTAATTCAGATGCACTACAACAGACTGTCCAAGCTTTGCAATGCCAATTACAG GCCTGCAATGCTAAGGTAACAGAACTCCGAATGGAGCtgaaagacaagcaagctttTATTTGTCAAACTTGCAAGAGACTTCACCAAATGACTTCACCCAACTTGAAAACTAGTGGAATTGTGAAA TCTTCAGGCATGATCTGTTATCTGGAAGGTGTAACTGGGAAAG ATCAGCATGATTCCTCCAAATCTCAACTTGAGCGTCCATCTGTGGGTAGTATTTGGCAAAGAGTTCTTGACGACTGCTGGATAGTTGGTTTGGAGATCCATAATATAAGTAAAAG TGTCATGTCAGACGTAGCATTGTCTTTAGTGGGTTGTAGACCTGGGTATATGGTGTCTAACTCAAAAAGTCTGTTGGGCAAAACACACTCCCTACTGAACTTAGTAGACAACAGCCCTAttcaaaataaagaagaaagcGTGATCCCACTCCTCAAGAAAAGGCGAGTTGATACAACAGCTCAAGAATCTGTGTTACCAGGGAAACTAGAAGCTGGGCCTACGTTACCAGGGAAACAAAAAGATGGACCTATGTTTCTATGGAAACAGGAAGGTAAAGAGTCCTTGTTACCATGGAAACAAAAATGTGGAGAATCCCTGTTACCAGGTCAACAAGCAGATATTGTCACCGTGGCTACATTACCTCAGTTCACCCTTGGGAATAGGTATGCTTGCTCTGTTGTGCTGTCTTGGAGATATGACTTCAGCGAACTTGAGGGGGAGAGAGATGCGATGTGTTGTGGATATGTTACTTTAATGGCTGAAGATGTCCTTAATGGAAAGTATGGTATGCACGAAGAGACAGAATGCACTGCAGCAAAGAGAAACTGGATGGCCGTTAAAGCAGTTTCTTTGGAAACAAGT TTAGTTCTCAGCAGCAACCTTACCTCCTTGCTACACATCACCACAATGCTGCGGGGTGGCCTCGGCCTTGTGTCAGGAGCCGTCAGTGACTGTTTACGTGATTCAGATCAGTGCCTCCTGTATGCTGATAATGTCAGCGGACCTATGAAGGGTGTCGCCATGGTAATAAGTGCGAGCCGTAGAGAAGCTCAGGTCAAGCTTTATACAAG AACCACAAGCCAAGTATACTTGGTTCTCCATCGATTACGTAACATCCTggctgatgacgtcaccattAATCTAGACTCCTGA